In Primulina huaijiensis isolate GDHJ02 chromosome 4, ASM1229523v2, whole genome shotgun sequence, the DNA window ATTTACTAGGACACGAAGTGAACAtgatgtcttgaacttcttgACGGTTTGTGTAAGACCagataacaatatctacatGATAActtctctatatttttcttttgtttttcggTTGTGTCCATTTTGGCCATGAAACACATATTGGTTTCATAAGTGTTTCTTTGATACGGCTTGTCCTCACACTCACATAGGTCACTAAAAGTACAATACGTAGCTTCACTACATTAGGAGGTTACAACACTCATCATCCTAGGAATGAGAAGATAATAACTATCAAGTGTTAGcagaatttatataattttgttttcctATTGAACTAAAATATTGGGATCTCCAAAAAACAAGATTGGATTACCACTATGAAACTTCATTTTGtagattttaagtttatttctCCTGACAAGGTATATACTTGATTTCCATCCAAGGTTTTATACAATGAATCGGCTAAATTATCTTATGATTTCACTCAATCAAAAATGATAACACCATTGGAGATTAAGTTTAGAATGATATTATGTATTTAACGATCACGTCCAGACCTACTATCGttcatttatttttgtatcatatTTTAACATGGTATTTTTACCTTAAATAAGACACCCTGATACTGAGTTATTTATAGGAATTTGTGACATTTTGAAGTCACACAAACTTTGAAATATTTAGTCGCTATTAATCCGAATTTCAAGCATTAAAACTTATAAATCCAAATTCAAGAGTTTATTTCTTGCAAGTTTAGATTTAAGCGCAACTGCTTAAAGAATTCGAAACAGCTatctaatataattataaagttCGAATTTTAAGCGcataactttataaaatttaaactcaaGAGTTTATATCTTGTAAATTTTGGATATTTAAGTGTGAAAGCTTAAAAAATTCACATGTAGAATTAGATTAGAAAGAAAAGAGAAAGGAGAATTATGTAGTTCAATCTCAGTACTCAAAGGCTTCCCCCAAAAAAATTTGGTAAGCATAACTTTATAAATTCTAAGCATCATAACTTAAAAGTCcaaattcaagattttatatcttgTTAATTTTGGATTTAAGCTCATTTACTTGTAGAATTTAAAAGCCTTCCAAGTTCATATTCCTTAGAATTTCGTAAGATTTAAAATCTTGCTAAGTTTTGACTTAATAATTCTTACTTAAAAGTTCAACtgatatatgaaaatttaaggAATAGACTTCTATTTTATATCCTTTCAATATCTTCTCTTTCACTACAATTTCAATATCGGATACTACAAATAAATGATACATGTTGTCTTCCAACACTTCATTTACGGCCCAACTACCTAGCCAAAAAATTAGCCAAGCTCAAGCTCAAACTCGGGGCACGTAaatgagccgagctcgagcGAGCCAAATAccctcgagctcgagctcacgAGCTTACGAGCCAAATATtctcgagctcgactcgataAAATTGTCGAGCTCATCTCGATAAGCTTAACGAACGAAATTTTTATCGAGCCGAGTTCCGAAAGCTCGCGAGCGACTTTGTTAGTTAACATCActatatatcataattattattgaaCTTGTATTTCAATTTTTCTAGTTAGAAATAAcaaaagttgaataattatgagaattataaaatattctactcctttttaaaatcaaaagagCATACATCGACAAGTTAGAGACATTCTCCATCCAATATTGTTatctcattttttatttaatatttttgaattaatttatttattattcaatTACAGTCTAACACGAGACAAATTAATCAACTCCAAATACTTTTGAATGGTGGCTTCGCATTTGTCAATACTTATaggaaaaaatattgattataaaaataCGTAACGCGTACGGAAAAcactaataaaaaataaaaaaattcttatgaaATTGTCTCACGAACCAATTTTATAGACATATCTTATACCTAATTCAAGCAATAAAATTTCATTAACTTTTTATgtaaaaactattatttttcaaaatatagatAGAttctattaattttattttaaatataaatatatgatgtATCGCATATCTCTTTAAAAATTTATCtcccaaaaaaaattacaaattaatttATGTGATAATTAGATTGAAGAAGGATTGGGTTCTCTGCATGCATACGTTCATGCTTCAAACATGTGTCACCCCTACAGAGCCACGCGTCCAAGTTCAACCCCTTCAAATACACTCTCCGACACTTCAATCTCACAAACATCGCCACCGGCGGAAACCACCGTCCATGGAGGAGCAGCAGCTACAGCTCCACCACCCCACGACCGAGCGCATCGTGGACTACTTCCAAGAGAAGGGCCCCTCCACCTCCCAAGTGCTCGTGGTGATCACGCTCTTCCCCATCGGGGCCGTCCTCCTCTGCCTTGCCGGACTCACTCTCTCCACAACCCTCGCCGCCCTAATCGTCTCCACTCCGATCTTCGTCCTCTTCAGCCCCATTCTACTCCCTGCCGTCCTCACCATAGCCTTTGCGGTGGTGGGTTTCTTGACCTCCGGAGCATTCGGGATCACCGCGCTTTCATCGGTTACATGGCTGATAAATTACTTCCGCGGGATGAGGGGGAGCTTGCCGGATCGTTTGGAGAAAGCTAGGCGGCCAGTCCAGGAAACCGGCGGGGACACGGGCCAGTAGGCCCGAGATGTCACGAGATATCTTGAActaatgttttgtaaaattcCTTGTTCAATGTATTATTACACAGCCAATAAATTTAGGTTCACATGATGTTTTGGTATTCAATCATTTGGTTTTTTTAAGATTATATTTGATCTTCTCTAAAATccagttgaattaattttacatGAAATCGGTTTCACAAaggaaatattaattatatagtgtagaaataatatattaattaagatGATCCATCCTAATTATATGTGTAGAAATCCACCAAAATGAGTGTGAATTTTCTCAAATATGTCTGAATATCGAGGCAACACACAGAAATATACgaaacatatacatacacaaaaTACAAGACGAGTCTTGCTGTGCATCGGAGCACTGTAGGCAGTGGCGGAGTCAGAAATATGGTTTTGTTCAAGTTAGAATTTTAATCTttagaattttttaatattttaaattgatctacttaacctaatatcatattattccaattTGATGCAATAAAGAGTTCTTTCGCACTGGTTCTCTTTTGACGCAGATAATCACTCCGCCATTGCTCTTGTCCCTAAGAATTCACATGCTTCTCGAGTTGGGAACAAGAGACATACCCTGTATTGTATCGGAGATTGAATAATGGAGTTTGTCCACCTAAAAATAGATATGATAAATGTTAAATTTACAGTGGATTGTTACACACACGATTACACATTCTTTTTAAATCTACAAAGTTATCCTCAAATGCACTTTTAAAAGAGTTCTTGCAATTAAAATTCTTTCGaggataattttataatttcaaaaataatatgtaatcgatgtacatatatatatcatgattcAATAGGTAATAGGTCATTGCGAAGTGGTAGGTTTTGTTCATCGGCTCATtttcaaaccaaaaaaaaaaaaaaaaaattactatattTTTTCCCTCTAGATatatttattgtcaaaaattccaataaaaaccaaagaattttcTTATTTATAGTGTTCCTAGCTTCTAAAAATAAATGATTCTTCgtttttttcttcacaattttttaaaagaaaatggagAATTACATATTTTCATTCAGAGATTGCGAACACTCAATACGAACATAGTATATAGCCGATGTTATTTTTATTGGACAATGATGTTATGATAAAttgtttttagttattttttctataatgtttaatttggtaatttttaatatcCATAACTTActcgaaataattcaaattgGAGCAAATGGAATTCTAGGTGATAATAAGTTATTTGGGTATGATATGAATATTTAATCCTCCGACGGTATGAGGATGGAGATGAAATTGAATACCCGGTGGATGTGGATAAATATAATAAGTGAGGATGATGACAAATGATTTGGAATCCTACTCAAACACGACTCATTGTCATCAATACTAACATTTGAGCTaacttttgaatttgaattatGTCTAAATATCAACCTTAACCTAATATTtatgaatattaattaatttatctcatagaataataattttttttagcataaatattttattgatatctATACTATTAATAAAGGGAGAAAGGGAATAGTAACTATTTTTTGTGAGACTTTTTTGGGATATTTGGGGAAATAGACCtgttcaacattttttttaaaaaataaactccTCATAGTCAAATACACTATATGaggctatttttttaaaaaaaatgttgatcAGGGTTACAAAACAAAACAACCCGACTTTTTTAATATTCCAAAGTCgacataataatttttcatattaataaagtgttaaatttttaatgagAGATAATTGTAATTTAGTGGATAACGTGTTGATTTCTTAGGTCCAAGTTATGAGTTCAATTCCTTCTTGGTGATTTTATTAAACAACtcctttttttaatttatttttttagttcaatatttcaaaattaaagttTAATCGTTcactatttttcaaaattatagtATGATCTCGTTTAAAGATAaaccaaattaattataaaaatataattataaggaTGTCAATTGGTTCGAATTTTACACATACTCGCAATGAAACCGCCAAGTCTGGGGcgggtttgggcatactaaatTGGTCATGGAACGGGTCTCGGGTCCAATTTTCAGACCCGTTCGGGTATGGGGCGAGTCATGAGTCCTATAATACCCGTCCAATACACGGTCTATATATGTGCATATAAATATTCTaggattttagttttattaatgTCTATAATAactctttttttatataattcattatgtggtgaatatattttgtttattattattaagtgtgaaaattattgttttcattttaaTAAAATGGGGTCTCATATGTCTATCCGACCCGTTTTGATTTCGCCTGTTCGGGGTGAGGTTAGTAATGGGTCCAAGTATTTTTTCATGCGGGTGCGAAAAAATTTCCCAAACAAATTTCATATGTGCGAAATTTTAGCGTCTCTGAATTCTTGTGCTCTCTCCATCTCCTGTAAGTTCCTCCCTCCCTCGCTCGCTAAGTTTTTTAATTCGTGTTTTTACATGTGTTTTATGCTTGAATTGTGGTTTTTTTTGTTCAAGTTCGAATTCAACTGCTTCGTTTTGGGGGTTCTAGTTTATGACCTTAATTGGCTGTGTTGTGTCAAGTTGCGAAATTGACAGGAAAATCGAGTTTGTTGCATGGAATGGGGGTGGATTTGTGGGCACGAGACCCCAGTTCTCGAGCTGCATCGTTAATTTGGTTGTTAAGTATAAGCATGGTTGATTGAGTTGTTGATTTGAgctgaaattataattttttttttactggaaACCTGATTGGGTGctcgttttttttttgcccTAAATGTTTGATGCATTTGGAAAGGGATACTGTTGCTGTGGCGGGGAAGGTTTGACTTGTAGCTTAAAGAGAAGCTGGTTAATTTGGTATATGGAATGTAATAAttccaagttttttttattgtggaTCGAGGATGGGCTAATAGATTCAAGTACATGTCGAATATACTATATTGGAGGTCGCTGTGTTTTGAATGAGATACATTTTGGTTGAAAGTCATCTTAATTGCTATTGTAATGTCAAGTAATTATGCATTCTTGGAGAAAAACACTGTTTTTTTatccatattctttctacttacgaaaccaattttatccctagcttctaaaaaaataacaaaactaGTCGAAACGGTTGACTTTAAAGTTCTCATATTAACATCTGCTGACAACCAGCACCACCACTTCCAGGTGCCATCGCCACCGTTTTTTCTCACCTGCCGCCATCGTTATTTCCCTACCATAGTAACGGAGAATGTTAGTCAAACTACCTTTTGATTTCGTTATTTCACTCTGTTGTCTCGTCTCATTGTTCTCGATCGTAGGTGgctttattttgaataaatgatCTTGAAGTATTCAATTTAGCCTCCCTCATGGTGGAATACCCTCTAGTTCGCCCCGTTCTAATGGGGATCCGATTGTAGATTTTTTAGTTGTTTGTTGACTGAAGGTTGTGTTGCATATGAAATGGTCAAAGGATAGTTCACGTGAGGTGTTTGATTTTTTGTCATAGACCAAAACTGTTGTAGAAAGTTTAAGGATTAAAGTGTTTGAGCTTAAAAGTACGAGGACCAAACAAGTGTTTGAGacattgttatttaattttctttctttaccATGGATTTCTTTCTAAATTAGTCTAAGCTAAGAAAAAAGTGATTTTGTAGTAATCTTAGCAGACTCAATTAAACTGTTGACCGGGAACTCCTGTGAGCTTGATCTGTAATAACTCCTAcatgttttcttcatttttgaGTGGAAGTAGAATGATGTAGCATCAAATTAGCACATGTATACTTACCTCATTTATGCCATCATTCCCTAATTTTTGTATCAGTACGTGGATTGAttgcatgatatatattaaGATTTGGTGACATAAGAATCCAGTTCCAGCTGTATTTTTGGATGAAACACTGAAACTAAATTCTGTTTGATGTAAAATGATGTTAATCATTTCATCGTGTGTATTCAGCTCTCAGCCACACAAATCTGGctacatgataaaatattatttgttctGCTTACTTTAGTTTTGACGATGCATGATTCCATACTTCTCTTTTTAATGTTTCTCAAtgtttaatgaatgaaaatattaaagtcGCATCTTTTATGCAGATGAAGTGAGATGGTGGTGTGGAACAAATGCGTACTTTTTCTGAGTTTGTAGTTTCTAATGAGAGAACATTATGGGGTTGGTTCTTTTTGATAATTGGCTCACTCTCGTCTTTGGGTTTTCTCTACGCTGCTGTGATATCAAAACTTATGCCTTCATCCGACAATGCAGTTATCTTTGCCATACAAAATGACTGGTATATTTCTTTCATTTGCATCCAACTTCGAACTAGTGGAGAAAATGCCTCCATgctcattaaaattttagctaATGTTAGTAGTATCTTCGGTCCCATGTTCCATGTTCCATTTagatttcattatatttaaactatTACACTTACATCACTATAACTTTTGAGATTTT includes these proteins:
- the LOC140974991 gene encoding oleosin H2-like; this translates as MEEQQLQLHHPTTERIVDYFQEKGPSTSQVLVVITLFPIGAVLLCLAGLTLSTTLAALIVSTPIFVLFSPILLPAVLTIAFAVVGFLTSGAFGITALSSVTWLINYFRGMRGSLPDRLEKARRPVQETGGDTGQ